From Halobacterium sp. R2-5, the proteins below share one genomic window:
- a CDS encoding DUF4212 domain-containing protein, translating into MTDNDTQDTTDASTAEPDGGAVAGRRQSQESTDYLTSEVNLLQPSTPFMRDHLRVIWTGFVVWAVIVFGPVTATAVAPGVMTTTMPIIGFPLHYFLVAIGAPGGALILAFWYARKRDALDEKYGIDHGTDGGVSE; encoded by the coding sequence ATGACAGACAACGACACGCAAGACACGACCGACGCGTCGACCGCCGAACCGGACGGCGGCGCGGTGGCTGGCAGGCGCCAGTCACAGGAGAGCACGGACTATCTCACGTCCGAAGTGAACCTGCTGCAGCCGAGCACGCCGTTCATGCGCGACCACCTCCGCGTCATCTGGACGGGGTTCGTCGTCTGGGCGGTCATCGTCTTCGGCCCGGTGACCGCGACGGCGGTCGCCCCCGGCGTGATGACGACGACGATGCCGATCATCGGCTTCCCGCTGCACTACTTCCTCGTCGCCATCGGCGCGCCCGGCGGCGCGCTGATTCTCGCGTTCTGGTACGCGCGCAAGCGCGACGCCCTAGACGAGAAGTACGGCATCGACCACGGGACTGACGGAGGGGTCTCCGAATGA
- the acs gene encoding acetate--CoA ligase: protein MSDQDSDVELEARLPEGEVFEPPESFVEQANVSDPGIYDEFEENWPECWERAADHLTWDEEYDTVLDDSEPPFYEWFTGGELNASYNCIDRHVEDGRGDEVAIEWVGEPTDETRTYTYSELQREVEEFAAALRDRGVEEDDIVTLYMPMIPELPIAMLACARIGAPHSVVFAGFSADALATRMNSADSEYLVTCDGYYRRGDPLDHLDKANEGLEGVDHEVSDVFVVDRLGDDGFGHDLADNQTDYDDLVAEYEGAEVEPVSRDAEDMLFLMYTSGTTGKPKGVKHTTGGYLSYAAWTSHAVLDIKPEDTYWCSADIGWITGHSYIVYGPLALGTTSVMYEGTPDYPEKDRLWEIVEDYDVTQLYTAPTAIRAFMKWGKQYPDQHDLSSLRLLGTVGEPINPRAWKWYYTHIGDEDCPVVDTWWQTETGGMMVTTLPGVGDMKPGSAGPPLPGIDANIVDTTGEKISAGEAGYLTIDNPWPGMLRTLYDNDERFVDEYWTEYSDTDSSDSEDWVYFPEDGAKIDEDGYITVLGRVDDVVNVSGHRLGTMEIESAIVGVEGVAEAAVVGGDHDIKGEAVYAYVITEDGYDGDEDLRERIVAGVEDAIGPIARPEEVVFTSELPKTRSGKIMRRLLEDIANGEELGNTSTLRNPDVVEDIQAKVSDD from the coding sequence ATGTCCGACCAAGATTCCGACGTGGAGCTCGAGGCCCGACTCCCCGAGGGGGAGGTCTTCGAGCCCCCGGAGTCGTTCGTCGAGCAGGCGAACGTCTCCGACCCCGGCATCTACGACGAGTTCGAAGAGAACTGGCCGGAGTGCTGGGAGCGCGCCGCCGACCACCTCACGTGGGACGAGGAGTACGACACCGTCCTCGACGACTCCGAACCCCCGTTCTACGAGTGGTTCACTGGCGGCGAACTGAACGCGAGCTACAACTGCATCGACCGGCACGTAGAGGACGGCCGCGGCGACGAAGTAGCCATCGAGTGGGTAGGCGAACCCACCGACGAGACGCGGACCTACACGTACTCGGAGCTCCAGCGCGAGGTCGAGGAGTTCGCGGCCGCGCTCCGGGACCGCGGCGTGGAGGAGGACGACATCGTCACCCTCTACATGCCGATGATTCCGGAACTCCCGATCGCCATGTTGGCGTGCGCGCGCATCGGTGCGCCCCACTCCGTCGTCTTCGCGGGCTTCTCCGCGGACGCCCTCGCGACCCGGATGAACTCCGCGGACTCGGAGTACCTCGTGACCTGCGACGGCTACTACCGCCGCGGCGACCCGCTCGACCACCTCGACAAGGCCAACGAGGGCCTCGAGGGCGTCGACCACGAGGTCAGCGACGTGTTCGTCGTCGACCGCCTCGGCGACGACGGCTTCGGCCACGACCTCGCGGACAACCAGACCGACTACGACGACCTCGTCGCGGAGTACGAGGGCGCCGAAGTCGAGCCGGTGTCCCGGGACGCCGAGGACATGCTGTTCCTGATGTACACGTCGGGGACCACCGGGAAGCCGAAGGGCGTCAAGCACACGACGGGCGGGTATCTGTCGTACGCGGCGTGGACGAGCCACGCCGTCCTGGACATCAAGCCCGAGGACACGTACTGGTGTTCGGCCGACATCGGCTGGATCACCGGCCACTCGTACATCGTCTACGGACCGCTCGCGCTCGGCACCACCTCCGTGATGTACGAGGGCACCCCGGACTACCCCGAGAAGGACCGCCTCTGGGAGATCGTCGAGGACTACGACGTCACCCAGCTGTACACCGCGCCCACGGCGATTCGCGCGTTCATGAAGTGGGGCAAGCAGTACCCCGACCAGCACGACCTCTCGAGCCTGCGGCTGCTGGGGACGGTCGGCGAACCCATCAACCCGCGCGCGTGGAAGTGGTACTACACCCACATCGGTGACGAGGACTGTCCGGTGGTAGACACGTGGTGGCAGACCGAGACCGGCGGCATGATGGTGACCACCCTGCCCGGCGTCGGCGACATGAAACCCGGCTCCGCGGGCCCGCCGCTCCCGGGCATCGACGCGAACATCGTCGACACCACGGGCGAGAAGATCAGCGCCGGCGAGGCCGGCTACCTCACGATCGACAACCCGTGGCCCGGGATGCTGCGGACGCTGTACGACAACGACGAGCGCTTCGTCGACGAGTACTGGACCGAGTACTCGGACACGGACAGCAGTGACTCCGAGGACTGGGTGTACTTCCCCGAAGACGGCGCGAAGATCGACGAGGACGGCTACATCACCGTGCTCGGGCGCGTCGACGACGTCGTCAACGTCTCCGGGCACCGCCTCGGGACGATGGAGATCGAGTCCGCCATCGTCGGCGTCGAGGGCGTCGCGGAAGCCGCCGTCGTCGGCGGCGACCACGACATCAAGGGTGAAGCCGTCTACGCGTACGTCATCACGGAGGACGGCTACGACGGAGACGAGGACCTCCGCGAGCGCATCGTCGCCGGTGTCGAGGACGCCATCGGCCCCATCGCGCGCCCGGAGGAAGTCGTGTTCACGTCGGAGCTGCCGAAGACCCGGTCCGGGAAGATCATGCGTCGGCTGCTCGAGGACATCGCCAACGGCGAGGAGCTCGGCAACACGTCGACGCTGCGGAACCCCGACGTCGTCGAGGACATCCAGGCGAAGGTCTCCGACGACTAA